One region of Microbacterium sp. M28 genomic DNA includes:
- a CDS encoding isochorismatase family protein → MTRALLIVDVQNDFTEGGALAVAGGDAVAAAVSALLAARADEYDVIIASRDWHDPDGDNGGHFAAEPDYVDSWPVHCVAGTAGAEYDPLFVADAVTHHVRKGQGKPAYSMFEGVSDDGESVAGILTAHGVLTADVVGIATDHCVRATASDAIAHGVHVRILTGLVAGVDVDTSAAALAELAHAGAELIEDAQS, encoded by the coding sequence ATGACCAGGGCTCTTCTCATCGTCGATGTGCAGAACGACTTCACCGAGGGCGGTGCGCTCGCCGTCGCCGGCGGGGATGCCGTGGCTGCCGCGGTTTCGGCCCTGCTCGCGGCACGGGCGGACGAGTACGACGTCATCATCGCGTCGCGCGACTGGCATGATCCCGACGGGGACAACGGCGGCCATTTCGCCGCCGAGCCCGACTACGTCGACTCCTGGCCGGTGCACTGCGTCGCGGGCACCGCCGGCGCGGAATACGACCCGTTGTTCGTCGCGGATGCCGTGACCCATCACGTGCGCAAGGGACAGGGAAAACCCGCGTACTCGATGTTCGAGGGCGTGTCGGACGACGGCGAGAGCGTCGCCGGAATACTGACGGCGCACGGTGTGCTGACGGCCGACGTCGTCGGGATCGCGACCGATCACTGCGTGCGCGCGACCGCGTCCGATGCGATCGCCCACGGCGTGCACGTGCGCATCCTCACCGGCCTGGTCGCGGGCGTCGATGTTGACACGAGCGCCGCGGCGCTCGCGGAGCTGGCGCACGCCGGCGCGGAGCTGATCGAAGACGCGCAGTCGTGA
- a CDS encoding DUF1697 domain-containing protein yields the protein MTRSVLLLRAVNVSGRNRVPMARLRDVLAEETDLTGVSTYIASGNIVCDSPADAAASCALVGRVIATEFGVDTPVIARTHDELGASLEAQPFGDGVDKYVHAMFLAGAPATGAVEALEARLVPGERLVLIGQDLWIDYASGVQGTRLTTAVFDRALGVSGTARNLRTVRRLAELTA from the coding sequence GTGACGCGAAGCGTCCTGCTGCTGCGGGCGGTGAACGTCTCGGGGCGCAACCGTGTGCCGATGGCTCGGCTGCGCGACGTGCTGGCGGAGGAGACCGACCTCACGGGCGTGAGCACCTACATCGCGAGCGGGAACATCGTCTGCGATTCACCTGCGGATGCCGCGGCATCCTGCGCGCTCGTCGGCAGGGTGATCGCGACCGAGTTCGGGGTGGACACGCCCGTGATCGCGCGCACGCACGACGAACTGGGCGCGTCGCTCGAGGCGCAGCCGTTCGGTGACGGCGTCGACAAGTACGTGCACGCGATGTTCCTCGCCGGTGCACCGGCGACCGGAGCGGTCGAGGCGCTCGAGGCGCGTCTCGTGCCGGGGGAGCGGTTGGTGCTGATCGGACAGGACCTCTGGATCGACTACGCCTCCGGTGTCCAGGGCACCAGGCTCACCACGGCCGTCTTCGACCGCGCGCTCGGCGTGTCCGGCACGGCGCGCAATCTGCGGACCGTGCGCAGACTTGCTGAGCTGACCGCATGA
- a CDS encoding IMPACT family protein, giving the protein MTRYPSTVASAVEHELVIRKSRFIAHIVPVASPEAADAVVAGIRKRFWDARHNCSAQVTGVLGDRARSSDDGEPSGTAGVPMLEVLRRRDLTDVVAVVTRYFGGIKLGAGGLVRAYSSAVSEALDAAVVLDRMPLSHATVTVAHGDAGRFDNLLRDWAASRRAKLGDTRYGAAAEFEVWVPTADLPVLAADIAAWSSGAWQLVGSGESRVIDVPR; this is encoded by the coding sequence ATGACGCGGTATCCGTCGACCGTCGCCTCCGCTGTCGAGCACGAACTCGTGATCAGAAAGTCGCGGTTCATCGCGCACATCGTGCCCGTCGCATCGCCAGAGGCGGCGGATGCGGTCGTCGCAGGGATCAGGAAGCGATTCTGGGATGCACGGCACAACTGCTCCGCGCAGGTCACCGGAGTGCTGGGGGACAGGGCGAGGTCCTCCGACGACGGAGAGCCGTCCGGAACGGCAGGCGTCCCGATGCTGGAGGTCCTCCGACGCCGCGACCTGACAGACGTCGTGGCGGTCGTGACGCGTTACTTCGGTGGGATCAAGCTGGGCGCCGGAGGTCTTGTCCGCGCGTACTCGTCCGCAGTGTCTGAGGCCTTGGATGCCGCAGTCGTGCTGGATCGGATGCCGCTCTCGCACGCGACGGTCACCGTTGCTCACGGCGACGCCGGCCGATTCGACAATCTGCTGCGCGACTGGGCGGCATCGCGTCGGGCGAAGCTCGGCGATACGCGCTACGGGGCGGCCGCGGAGTTCGAGGTGTGGGTGCCGACTGCGGATCTGCCGGTGCTCGCGGCCGATATCGCGGCATGGTCGTCCGGTGCCTGGCAGCTGGTGGGCTCCGGTGAGTCACGCGTCATCGACGTGCCGCGCTGA
- a CDS encoding pyridoxamine 5'-phosphate oxidase family protein, with translation MTPDPHDPASIAGFVDAAGCGVVATVSPDGEPEAALVGLASLEDGTLIFNTRETARKVENLRANRRVAVVIGIEGDVSVQVEGDAAIAEDDGLLLHGQAYQHRFPESRALADGFLVVVVRPDWVRVYDASHSPAVVHEASW, from the coding sequence GTGACGCCAGATCCCCATGACCCAGCCTCGATTGCCGGGTTCGTCGACGCCGCCGGTTGCGGCGTCGTCGCGACCGTGTCCCCCGACGGCGAACCCGAAGCGGCGCTGGTCGGCCTCGCCTCGCTGGAGGACGGCACCCTGATCTTCAACACGCGCGAGACCGCCCGCAAGGTGGAGAATCTGCGGGCGAACCGACGCGTGGCGGTCGTGATCGGCATCGAGGGCGATGTGAGCGTCCAGGTCGAGGGCGACGCCGCCATCGCGGAGGACGACGGGCTCCTGCTCCACGGTCAGGCCTATCAGCACCGCTTCCCGGAGTCGCGCGCGCTCGCGGACGGATTCCTGGTGGTCGTGGTGCGCCCCGACTGGGTGCGCGTCTACGACGCCTCTCATTCGCCCGCCGTCGTCCACGAAGCGAGCTGGTGA
- a CDS encoding CGNR zinc finger domain-containing protein, with translation MHLNPYGEYAVLLAASLADDWPPDRAGIERRTRERGMTMVFPPAPNDHAAVRDVIDDWLEIVDEPAPDRRAALLNAQMAQAAAYPRLTDHDGEGWHLHYRDADDSLPFVLRAVISVGTSLHLVTRGMHRLGRCAAEPCTNVVVDITRNGRQRFCSVRCANRAAVRRHRARG, from the coding sequence ATGCATCTCAACCCTTACGGCGAGTACGCGGTTCTGCTCGCGGCATCCCTGGCCGACGACTGGCCGCCGGATCGTGCCGGAATCGAACGGCGCACCCGAGAGAGGGGGATGACGATGGTCTTCCCACCAGCGCCGAACGATCACGCCGCCGTACGCGATGTGATCGACGACTGGCTGGAGATCGTCGACGAGCCGGCCCCCGACCGCAGGGCCGCGCTGCTGAACGCCCAGATGGCCCAGGCGGCCGCGTATCCGCGGCTGACGGATCACGACGGGGAGGGCTGGCACCTGCACTATCGGGATGCCGATGACTCACTGCCGTTCGTGTTGAGGGCGGTCATCAGCGTCGGGACGTCTCTGCATCTGGTCACGAGAGGGATGCACCGGCTCGGGCGCTGCGCGGCCGAGCCGTGCACGAACGTCGTGGTCGACATCACGCGCAACGGTCGGCAGAGGTTCTGCTCCGTGCGCTGCGCGAACCGTGCGGCGGTGCGCCGGCACCGGGCGAGAGGGTGA
- a CDS encoding type 1 glutamine amidotransferase domain-containing protein — MTNLTDASVAFLATDGFEDSELTSPWKAVTGAGASATMVSPKPDDITGKHGHVQTVDVPAADASADAFDALVLPGGVVNADHLRMDADSIAFARAFFEQHKPVGVICHGAWILIEAGVVDGRTITSYPSLATDLRNAGAAWVDQEVVVDHGLVSSRTPDDLPAFNTKVIEEIGEGIHRAQHA; from the coding sequence ATGACGAATCTCACAGACGCCTCGGTCGCGTTTCTGGCGACGGACGGATTCGAGGACAGCGAACTGACCAGCCCGTGGAAGGCGGTGACCGGTGCGGGAGCATCCGCGACCATGGTCTCCCCGAAGCCCGATGACATCACAGGGAAGCACGGGCACGTGCAGACGGTCGACGTCCCGGCGGCGGATGCCTCGGCCGATGCCTTCGATGCGCTCGTGCTCCCCGGCGGTGTCGTCAACGCCGACCATCTGCGCATGGACGCGGACTCGATCGCCTTCGCCCGGGCGTTCTTCGAGCAGCACAAGCCCGTGGGCGTCATCTGCCACGGCGCGTGGATCCTGATCGAGGCGGGCGTCGTCGACGGGCGGACGATCACGAGCTATCCGAGCCTCGCGACCGACCTGCGCAACGCCGGCGCGGCCTGGGTCGATCAGGAGGTCGTCGTCGACCACGGCCTGGTGTCCAGCCGGACGCCGGACGACCTGCCGGCGTTCAACACCAAGGTGATCGAGGAGATCGGCGAAGGCATCCACCGCGCCCAGCACGCCTGA
- a CDS encoding dihydrofolate reductase family protein yields the protein MGLLTFSMNVTLDGCVDHQEGIADDETHAFFTRLMDEAGAMLWGRITYELMESAWPAIARGDQEAPPSLREWAIKLEAKPKYVVSSTRSDFPWANSHLIDGDLRTAVQDLKDANPDGVLLGSGALATELDRMDLIDDYRFLVHPRIAGHGPTLYERGLLSTRRLELVSARPLHSGVVIMHHRRAL from the coding sequence ATGGGACTGTTGACCTTCAGTATGAACGTGACCCTCGACGGGTGCGTGGATCATCAGGAGGGGATCGCGGATGACGAGACCCACGCGTTCTTCACCCGCCTCATGGACGAGGCCGGGGCGATGCTCTGGGGCCGTATCACCTACGAGCTGATGGAGAGCGCCTGGCCGGCGATCGCCCGCGGTGATCAAGAGGCACCACCGTCGCTGCGCGAGTGGGCGATCAAGCTCGAGGCGAAGCCGAAGTACGTGGTGTCGTCGACGCGATCGGATTTCCCGTGGGCCAACAGCCATCTCATCGACGGCGACCTGCGGACCGCCGTGCAGGACCTCAAGGATGCGAACCCCGATGGGGTGCTCCTCGGCAGCGGTGCACTGGCGACCGAACTCGACCGGATGGACCTGATCGACGACTACCGATTCCTCGTCCACCCCCGCATCGCCGGCCACGGCCCGACCCTGTATGAACGCGGACTGTTGAGCACACGACGACTCGAGCTCGTCTCCGCCCGTCCCCTGCACAGCGGCGTCGTCATCATGCATCACCGTCGCGCGCTCTGA
- a CDS encoding fasciclin domain-containing protein produces the protein MFSTKKKMTAALSLGFASVLVLAGCSMSSDTAEEPTESAPETSEETTAPETMDPAANLVGPGCEAYAEAVPEGDGSIQGMSQDPVAVAASNNPLLKTLVAAVSGQLNPDVNLVDTLNGDEFTVFAPVDDAFAAIDPATIEALKTDSATLSSILTYHVVPGQIEPADIAGTHTTVQGADLEVTGEGDMWMVNDANVVCGGVQTANATVYLIDAVLMPPTQ, from the coding sequence ATGTTCAGCACCAAGAAGAAGATGACCGCAGCACTGTCGCTCGGCTTCGCCAGCGTTCTCGTGCTGGCAGGCTGTTCCATGAGCAGCGACACGGCGGAGGAGCCGACCGAAAGCGCCCCCGAAACCTCGGAGGAGACGACGGCGCCCGAGACGATGGACCCGGCCGCCAACCTCGTCGGTCCCGGCTGCGAGGCATATGCCGAGGCCGTTCCGGAGGGCGACGGATCGATCCAGGGCATGTCGCAGGACCCGGTCGCCGTGGCCGCCTCGAACAACCCGCTGCTCAAGACGCTCGTCGCAGCCGTGAGCGGCCAGCTCAACCCCGACGTGAACCTCGTCGACACGCTCAACGGCGACGAGTTCACGGTGTTCGCGCCGGTGGACGACGCGTTCGCCGCGATCGATCCCGCGACCATCGAGGCGCTCAAGACGGACTCGGCCACGCTGTCGTCGATCCTGACGTACCACGTGGTCCCCGGTCAGATCGAGCCGGCCGACATCGCGGGTACGCACACCACCGTCCAGGGTGCCGACCTCGAGGTCACCGGCGAGGGCGACATGTGGATGGTCAACGACGCCAACGTCGTCTGCGGCGGCGTCCAGACCGCGAACGCGACCGTGTACCTGATCGACGCGGTCCTCATGCCCCCGACTCAGTGA
- a CDS encoding cytochrome c biogenesis protein DipZ, with the protein MDLIIIGLLGGLITGISPCILPVLPVIFLTGGAQSAKFEGGGDFLPARRSRPYFVIAGLVLSFSLVTLVGSLILGLLNLPQDIIRWVGIAVLILIGVGLLIPKFEQLLEKPFQWLPKKEVQNRGSGFGVGLALGAVFVPCAGPVLAAIIVAGSTGQIGIGTVLLTVSFAIGVAIPLLAFALAGRGLIERIKAFRSRERGLRIAAGIAMIALAVGLIFNVPQMLQRLLPDYTAGLQQDLAEEQADALDLGGLVTDENRELDNCTNGAEELESCGTAPSIRGIQEWMNTPDGAAVDLADLRGQVVLVDFWAYSCINCQRSIPHVVAWDKAYEDAGLQVIGVHSPEYAFEKDPGNVAAGIADFGIEYPVALDNNLSTWTNYRNRYWPAHYLIDAEGVVRHISFGEGNYAATEKLIRELLEKADPGVALPEPTDIEDTTPDVGATTRETFLGSSKDVNYAGADRYGAGVSTFEFPDEQPEDTFALEGTWNVETQYATPEESTGTIRLDYEASEVRMVLAGTGEIVVQDADGTERTVTVDGTPRSYEVVKQDDIDRGVITVEVPAGVEVYSFTFG; encoded by the coding sequence ATGGACCTCATCATCATCGGGCTGCTCGGCGGCCTCATCACGGGGATCTCACCGTGCATCCTGCCGGTGCTGCCGGTCATCTTCCTCACGGGAGGAGCGCAGTCGGCGAAGTTCGAGGGCGGGGGAGATTTCCTCCCTGCACGGCGCAGTCGCCCCTACTTCGTGATCGCCGGACTCGTGCTGAGCTTCAGCCTCGTGACGCTGGTCGGATCTCTGATCCTCGGGCTGCTCAACCTCCCGCAGGACATCATCCGATGGGTCGGCATCGCCGTGCTGATTCTCATCGGCGTCGGGCTTCTCATCCCGAAGTTCGAGCAGCTGCTCGAGAAGCCCTTCCAGTGGCTGCCGAAGAAGGAAGTCCAGAACCGCGGCAGCGGATTCGGGGTGGGTCTCGCCCTGGGTGCCGTCTTCGTCCCGTGCGCCGGGCCGGTGCTCGCGGCGATCATCGTCGCCGGCTCCACCGGGCAGATCGGCATCGGCACAGTGCTGCTGACGGTCTCCTTCGCCATCGGCGTGGCCATCCCGCTCCTGGCATTCGCGCTCGCGGGACGCGGACTCATCGAGCGGATCAAGGCCTTCCGCAGCCGTGAGCGCGGTCTGCGCATCGCCGCCGGAATCGCGATGATCGCGCTCGCCGTCGGTCTCATCTTCAACGTTCCGCAGATGCTGCAGCGCCTGCTGCCGGACTACACTGCCGGGCTGCAGCAGGACCTCGCAGAGGAGCAGGCCGACGCGCTGGACCTCGGCGGACTCGTCACCGACGAGAACCGCGAGCTGGACAACTGCACCAACGGCGCCGAAGAGCTCGAATCCTGCGGTACCGCGCCGTCGATCCGGGGCATCCAGGAGTGGATGAACACGCCGGACGGCGCCGCCGTCGATCTCGCGGACCTCCGCGGGCAGGTCGTGCTCGTCGACTTCTGGGCGTACTCGTGCATCAACTGCCAGCGTTCCATCCCGCACGTGGTGGCGTGGGACAAGGCCTACGAGGATGCCGGGCTGCAGGTCATCGGGGTGCACTCGCCGGAGTACGCGTTCGAGAAGGATCCGGGCAACGTCGCCGCAGGCATCGCCGACTTCGGCATCGAGTACCCCGTCGCACTCGACAACAACCTGTCGACCTGGACGAACTACCGCAACCGGTACTGGCCGGCGCACTACCTGATCGACGCCGAGGGTGTCGTACGACACATCTCGTTCGGCGAGGGCAACTACGCCGCGACGGAGAAGCTGATCCGCGAGCTGCTCGAGAAGGCCGACCCCGGGGTCGCACTCCCGGAGCCGACGGACATCGAGGACACGACTCCGGATGTCGGCGCGACCACCCGCGAGACGTTCCTCGGGTCGTCGAAGGACGTCAACTACGCAGGTGCGGATCGCTACGGGGCCGGCGTGTCGACGTTCGAGTTCCCCGACGAGCAGCCGGAGGACACCTTCGCGCTGGAGGGCACCTGGAACGTCGAGACGCAGTACGCGACGCCGGAGGAGTCCACCGGCACGATCCGGCTCGACTACGAGGCATCCGAAGTCCGCATGGTGCTCGCCGGGACGGGCGAGATCGTCGTCCAGGATGCCGACGGCACCGAACGCACCGTCACCGTCGATGGCACGCCGCGCTCCTACGAGGTCGTGAAGCAGGACGACATCGACCGCGGAGTCATCACGGTCGAGGTGCCGGCCGGCGTCGAGGTCTATTCGTTCACGTTCGGGTGA
- the sigK gene encoding ECF RNA polymerase sigma factor SigK produces the protein MLMEMVIDGVDVPEDGSAGDLAADLLVRVAGGDQQAFAELYDMLSSRVFGLILRVLVNRSQSEEVLQEVFLEVWQSAARFAPNKGQGRTWVLTIAHRRAVDRVRASQASADRDVKAGIRDLGVAHDSVAEQVELSMDGQRVVAALGTLSEPQREALVLAYYGGYSQSEIAVLTATPLGTIKTRMRDGLTRLRSEMGVIA, from the coding sequence ATGCTTATGGAGATGGTCATCGACGGCGTGGACGTGCCGGAGGACGGTTCGGCGGGAGATCTCGCCGCCGACCTCCTCGTTCGCGTCGCCGGGGGAGACCAGCAGGCCTTCGCCGAGCTCTACGACATGCTGTCGTCTCGCGTGTTCGGTCTGATCCTGCGCGTGCTGGTCAACCGCTCGCAGAGCGAGGAGGTGCTCCAGGAGGTGTTCCTGGAGGTCTGGCAATCCGCTGCGCGGTTCGCTCCGAACAAGGGGCAGGGAAGAACATGGGTCCTCACCATCGCCCACCGGCGAGCGGTCGACAGAGTGCGCGCGTCGCAGGCGAGCGCCGACCGGGACGTGAAGGCGGGGATCCGGGATCTGGGAGTCGCGCATGACAGTGTCGCCGAGCAGGTCGAACTGAGCATGGACGGACAGCGCGTGGTCGCGGCCCTGGGGACGCTCTCCGAGCCGCAGCGCGAGGCGCTCGTCCTGGCCTACTACGGCGGTTACAGTCAGAGCGAGATCGCGGTCCTCACCGCGACGCCGCTGGGGACGATAAAGACACGGATGAGAGACGGGCTCACGCGCCTGCGAAGCGAGATGGGGGTGATCGCATGA
- a CDS encoding anti-sigma factor: MNEKEFAELSAGHALNALSAEDERRYAEALRAHPEWRQLADTDADAAAFLAATAPQVEPPASVRGDLLALIAKTPQGIPADDGASELPPVAPPMGASPTEPAHERTPRRRSRMLFALAACLVLIVGIGAGAAVVIGQLQRPASVVALEQIENAPDAQEATVELESGGVATAHWSASLGEAVLVTDGLEPLDDDLTYELWFVREDAPVSAGVFDVEGGTSTALLDGEMQAGDAIAVTVEEAGGSPTGAPTTDPVIVIPTA; encoded by the coding sequence ATGAACGAGAAGGAATTCGCCGAACTGTCGGCAGGGCATGCGCTGAACGCTCTGTCCGCTGAGGACGAGCGCCGCTACGCCGAAGCGCTGCGCGCGCATCCCGAGTGGCGACAGCTCGCCGACACGGATGCCGATGCGGCAGCCTTCCTGGCGGCGACCGCCCCCCAGGTTGAGCCGCCGGCATCGGTTCGCGGCGATCTGCTCGCCCTGATCGCGAAGACGCCGCAGGGCATACCGGCGGACGACGGAGCGTCGGAGTTACCGCCGGTTGCGCCGCCGATGGGTGCATCACCGACGGAGCCCGCGCACGAGCGCACGCCGCGTCGCCGGTCGCGCATGCTGTTCGCCCTCGCCGCCTGCCTCGTGCTCATCGTGGGCATCGGTGCCGGAGCAGCCGTGGTCATCGGCCAGCTGCAGCGACCGGCATCCGTGGTGGCGCTGGAGCAGATCGAGAACGCTCCCGATGCCCAGGAGGCCACCGTCGAGCTCGAATCGGGCGGTGTCGCGACCGCACACTGGTCCGCGTCGCTCGGGGAAGCGGTTCTGGTGACCGATGGCCTCGAGCCGTTGGACGACGACCTGACCTATGAGCTGTGGTTCGTCCGCGAGGACGCTCCGGTCTCGGCCGGGGTCTTCGATGTCGAGGGCGGCACGAGCACGGCGCTGCTCGACGGCGAGATGCAGGCGGGCGATGCGATCGCCGTCACCGTCGAGGAGGCCGGCGGATCGCCGACCGGCGCACCGACGACGGATCCCGTCATCGTCATCCCGACCGCCTGA
- a CDS encoding DNA-directed RNA polymerase subunit beta → MSEFRRPVRRPSASFDNIAGTSGAAEKARIAHATASALIARARADESGESTERLIAFTADHGIDEIAELWSAAPAVSLPGALWRLYLLQLAIHNDPQTVALLYERGRVELATVDTLVAGAPAPASPEELVVVIDEILRGAFRGDFAIALERAAAFCRVHASGATHVADDYETTETERASELTTRALRLSTYARDLTACASAWRAGILT, encoded by the coding sequence ATGTCCGAATTCCGTCGGCCGGTCCGCCGCCCCTCCGCATCCTTCGACAACATCGCCGGGACATCCGGAGCGGCAGAGAAGGCGCGCATCGCGCACGCCACGGCATCCGCCCTGATCGCCCGCGCACGGGCGGATGAGAGCGGCGAGAGCACCGAGCGGCTGATCGCCTTCACGGCCGACCACGGCATCGACGAGATCGCGGAGCTCTGGTCGGCCGCGCCTGCGGTCTCGCTGCCTGGCGCGCTCTGGCGGCTCTATCTCCTCCAGCTGGCCATCCACAACGATCCGCAGACCGTCGCGCTGCTCTATGAGCGCGGCCGCGTCGAACTCGCGACGGTCGACACGCTCGTCGCGGGCGCACCGGCACCCGCGTCGCCGGAGGAACTGGTCGTCGTGATCGACGAGATCCTGCGCGGCGCGTTCCGCGGCGACTTCGCGATCGCGCTCGAACGGGCCGCGGCGTTCTGCCGCGTTCACGCGTCCGGCGCCACGCACGTCGCTGATGACTACGAGACGACGGAGACGGAGCGGGCCAGCGAACTGACGACGCGGGCTCTGCGGTTGAGCACCTATGCCAGGGACCTCACGGCGTGCGCCAGCGCGTGGCGCGCCGGCATCCTGACCTGA
- a CDS encoding aminodeoxychorismate lyase: MTRRFALIIDPVPASEERADYSDTFTEVDAAAPALSVGELSTQRGDGVFESIGVIDSHPQELVPHLHRLAHSAQLCDLPAPNIAQWRQAVRVAAAACPPGEAVIKLILSRGVEHGPTPTAWVTAAPASDFSWVRTEGVRVVTLDRGYDLGAAERAPWLLLGAKTLSYAVNMAALREAARRGADDAIFLSTDGFVLEAPTASLILRFGDRFVTPAPNGGILHGTTQLSVYDHLAAQGFTTDYVQVPASDLAKADAAWLVSSVRLAAPVTAIDGRRIAADREFTAELNRYLLSPRD; this comes from the coding sequence ATGACCCGGCGTTTCGCTCTGATCATCGATCCCGTTCCGGCCTCCGAGGAGCGTGCCGACTACTCCGACACATTCACCGAGGTGGATGCCGCGGCACCTGCGCTCAGTGTCGGTGAGCTCAGCACCCAGCGCGGCGACGGCGTCTTCGAGTCGATCGGTGTCATCGACTCGCACCCGCAGGAGCTGGTGCCGCACCTGCATCGGCTCGCGCATTCCGCACAGCTGTGCGATCTGCCTGCTCCGAACATCGCGCAGTGGCGGCAGGCCGTGCGCGTCGCCGCGGCAGCATGCCCTCCCGGCGAGGCGGTCATCAAGCTCATCCTCAGCCGCGGGGTGGAGCACGGCCCGACGCCGACGGCCTGGGTGACGGCGGCGCCGGCATCCGACTTCTCCTGGGTGCGGACGGAGGGCGTCCGCGTCGTGACGCTCGATCGCGGTTACGACCTGGGCGCCGCGGAGCGTGCGCCGTGGTTGCTGCTGGGCGCCAAGACGCTCTCGTACGCCGTGAACATGGCGGCACTGCGCGAAGCCGCCCGCCGCGGAGCCGACGACGCGATCTTCCTGTCCACCGACGGCTTCGTGCTCGAGGCTCCGACCGCGTCGCTGATCCTGCGCTTCGGCGACCGGTTCGTGACGCCGGCGCCCAACGGTGGCATCCTGCACGGCACCACGCAGCTGAGCGTCTACGACCACCTCGCCGCGCAGGGATTCACCACGGACTACGTGCAGGTGCCGGCATCCGACCTGGCGAAGGCGGATGCCGCGTGGCTGGTGTCGAGCGTTCGTCTGGCCGCACCGGTCACGGCGATCGACGGACGTCGGATCGCCGCCGACCGCGAGTTCACGGCCGAACTGAACCGCTACCTGCTGTCTCCGCGCGACTGA
- a CDS encoding type IV toxin-antitoxin system AbiEi family antitoxin domain-containing protein: protein MSFVHAATALRTIGPVARTHELRARGVTQREIARAAATGEIRRVRQGVYALADASDAMIHAAEHGGAPACQEAGRLHSLWVLDTGDEKNAPFHLWLGTAGDRRPCGRRGCSDVTVHWDAGTVALGRLPPVENVLLQIAVCAGEEAFFVALESGLRQSRLSARALDWLGWRLPTSMRRLLAFARSDADSGLESLVRLRLHRVGIAVRTQVQIDGVGEVDFVIGDRLIVEADGKENHDDTEKAREGGSRRHKDLLRDARAAALGYETLRFDYAMIVHDWPTVEAAILAKVAAGAHLRA, encoded by the coding sequence ATGTCATTCGTCCATGCCGCCACCGCGCTGCGAACTATCGGACCCGTCGCCCGCACTCACGAACTCCGCGCGCGTGGCGTGACCCAGCGCGAGATCGCCCGCGCAGCGGCCACCGGCGAGATCCGACGAGTGCGTCAAGGCGTCTACGCCCTCGCGGACGCCTCGGACGCCATGATCCATGCCGCCGAGCACGGCGGCGCACCGGCTTGCCAGGAGGCGGGCCGTCTGCACAGCCTCTGGGTCCTCGACACGGGCGATGAGAAGAACGCGCCGTTCCACCTCTGGCTCGGCACAGCGGGAGACCGACGTCCCTGCGGTCGTCGCGGGTGCTCGGACGTCACGGTGCACTGGGATGCGGGCACCGTCGCGCTCGGGCGTCTGCCGCCCGTCGAGAACGTCCTCCTGCAGATCGCTGTCTGCGCGGGCGAAGAGGCGTTCTTCGTCGCGCTCGAATCGGGGCTTCGGCAAAGCCGCCTGTCCGCTCGGGCCCTCGATTGGCTGGGGTGGCGATTGCCGACCTCGATGCGCCGGCTCTTGGCGTTCGCTCGATCCGATGCCGACAGCGGGTTGGAGTCGCTCGTGCGCCTGCGACTTCACCGCGTGGGCATCGCCGTGCGCACGCAGGTGCAGATCGACGGCGTCGGCGAGGTGGACTTCGTCATCGGCGACCGCCTGATCGTCGAGGCCGATGGCAAGGAGAATCATGACGACACGGAGAAGGCCCGGGAGGGCGGTTCACGCCGTCACAAGGACCTGCTCCGCGATGCCCGCGCCGCAGCTCTCGGCTATGAGACTCTTCGATTCGACTACGCGATGATCGTCCACGATTGGCCCACCGTGGAAGCCGCGATCCTGGCGAAGGTCGCGGCCGGCGCGCATCTGCGGGCGTGA